The Bubalus kerabau isolate K-KA32 ecotype Philippines breed swamp buffalo chromosome 16, PCC_UOA_SB_1v2, whole genome shotgun sequence genome includes a region encoding these proteins:
- the LRAT gene encoding lecithin retinol acyltransferase isoform X2, with product MKNPMLEAVSLVLEKLLFISNFKFFSSGAPGEDKAGNTLYEINSFLRGDVLEVPRTHLTHYGIYLGDNRVAHMMPDILLALTDDKGLTQKVVSNKRLILGVIGRVASIRVDTVEDFAYGAEILVNHLDRSLKKKALLNEEVAQRAEKLLGITPYSLLWNNCEHFVTYCRFGTAISPQADKGISKCTAHECGNAVPLPATPESCPVIAAEVIRVSTQRS from the exons ATGAAGAACCCAATGCTGGAGGCCGTGTCGCTCGTGCTGGAGAAGCTACTCTTCATCTCCAACTTCAAGTTCTTCAGTTCGGGCGCCCCGGGTGAAGACAAGGCGGGGAACACTTTATATGAGATCAACTCTTTTCTCCGCGGCGACGTGCTGGAGGTGCCTCGGACCCACCTGACGCACTATGGCATCTACCTGGGCGACAACCGTGTCGCCCACATGATGCCCGATATCCTGTTGGCCCTGACTGACGACAAAGGCCTCACGCAGAAAGTGGTCTCCAACAAGCGTCTCATCCTAGGCGTCATTGGCAGGGTGGCCAGCATCCGCGTGGACACCGTGGAGGACTTCGCCTACGGAGCCGAGATCCTGGTCAATCACCTGGACAGGTCCCTCAAGAAGAAGGCGCTGCTCAACGAAGAGGTGGCGCAGAGGGCAGAGAAGCTGCTGGGCATAACTCCCTACAGCCTGCTTTGGAACAACTGCGAGCATTTCGTCACCTACTGCAGGTTCGGCACCGCGATTAGCCCCCAGGCCGACAAG GGTATCTCGAAATGCACGGCGCACGAGTGTGGCAACGCAGTACCGCTGCCAGCAACGCCAGAGAGCTGCCCAGTTATTGCTGCAGAAGTCATCAGGGTGTCCACCCAGCGTAGTTGA
- the LRAT gene encoding lecithin retinol acyltransferase isoform X1: MKNPMLEAVSLVLEKLLFISNFKFFSSGAPGEDKAGNTLYEINSFLRGDVLEVPRTHLTHYGIYLGDNRVAHMMPDILLALTDDKGLTQKVVSNKRLILGVIGRVASIRVDTVEDFAYGAEILVNHLDRSLKKKALLNEEVAQRAEKLLGITPYSLLWNNCEHFVTYCRFGTAISPQADKFCENVKIIIRDQRSVLASAVLGLASIFCLGLTSYTTLPAIFIPFCLWMAG, translated from the exons ATGAAGAACCCAATGCTGGAGGCCGTGTCGCTCGTGCTGGAGAAGCTACTCTTCATCTCCAACTTCAAGTTCTTCAGTTCGGGCGCCCCGGGTGAAGACAAGGCGGGGAACACTTTATATGAGATCAACTCTTTTCTCCGCGGCGACGTGCTGGAGGTGCCTCGGACCCACCTGACGCACTATGGCATCTACCTGGGCGACAACCGTGTCGCCCACATGATGCCCGATATCCTGTTGGCCCTGACTGACGACAAAGGCCTCACGCAGAAAGTGGTCTCCAACAAGCGTCTCATCCTAGGCGTCATTGGCAGGGTGGCCAGCATCCGCGTGGACACCGTGGAGGACTTCGCCTACGGAGCCGAGATCCTGGTCAATCACCTGGACAGGTCCCTCAAGAAGAAGGCGCTGCTCAACGAAGAGGTGGCGCAGAGGGCAGAGAAGCTGCTGGGCATAACTCCCTACAGCCTGCTTTGGAACAACTGCGAGCATTTCGTCACCTACTGCAGGTTCGGCACCGCGATTAGCCCCCAGGCCGACAAG ttttgtgaGAATGTGAAGATAATTATTCGTGATCAGAGAAGTGTCCTTGCTTCTGCAGTCTTGGGATTGGCGTCTATATTCTGTCTGGGCTTGACATCATATACTACTCTTCCTGCAATTTTTATTCCATTCTGTTTATGGATGGCTGGCTAA